In Anaerolineae bacterium, the following are encoded in one genomic region:
- a CDS encoding metallophosphoesterase: protein MIPIIHQGKGRYEGYLFNVKEEPSTPEELERFKQRISNVGFYPIVLEKDEAEDLEAHPDKMARRFEHEMVVRVREWLTEYEEKLVPKGITLYFMPGNDDPYVIDSVIAEFQHVRNPDGQVFWLDEHHEFAGISNANMTPWKCARDVEEDVLAERLEKLASQLSHPERAVLAIHVPPYDSQIDVCPELDENLKIKTMGGQVLMKPVGSTSVRKFIETVQPMLTLHGHIHEAAGHIRIGRTLAINPGSEYAEGIMKAAIINLEPERVKGHMLISG from the coding sequence ATGATTCCTATCATCCATCAGGGCAAGGGCCGCTACGAAGGCTACCTGTTCAATGTGAAGGAGGAACCATCCACCCCAGAGGAGCTGGAGCGTTTCAAACAGCGCATCAGCAACGTGGGGTTCTACCCGATTGTGCTTGAGAAGGACGAGGCAGAGGACCTGGAAGCGCATCCAGATAAGATGGCCCGCCGCTTCGAGCATGAAATGGTGGTTCGGGTGCGAGAATGGCTCACAGAATATGAGGAAAAACTAGTGCCCAAGGGCATTACCCTCTATTTTATGCCTGGTAATGACGACCCCTATGTAATCGACTCTGTAATTGCGGAATTCCAGCACGTGCGCAACCCGGACGGCCAGGTGTTCTGGCTGGACGAGCACCATGAGTTCGCCGGCATCTCCAACGCCAATATGACCCCCTGGAAATGCGCTCGAGACGTCGAGGAAGATGTCCTGGCAGAGCGGCTGGAGAAGCTCGCCAGTCAGCTCTCCCACCCCGAACGGGCGGTACTGGCCATCCATGTGCCGCCATATGATTCCCAGATTGACGTCTGCCCCGAGTTGGACGAAAACCTGAAAATCAAGACCATGGGCGGCCAGGTACTCATGAAACCCGTCGGCAGTACCTCGGTGCGCAAATTCATCGAAACAGTACAGCCCATGCTCACCTTGCACGGGCACATTCATGAAGCCGCCGGCCACATCCGCATTGGGCGCACGTTGGCGATTAATCCCGGCAGTGAATACGCTGAGGGCATTATGAAGGCTGCCATCATCAACCTTGAGCCTGAGCGCGTGAAAGGCCATATGCTGATATCCGGCTGA